GCATCTCTGGCCATGTCACCCTGATGATGAATACTAggagacagagttgtgcaggtGTCTGTGTCTTGTAATTCTATAGATGTATAGAATATTATTACCAATACACTTGGTTGGTTGAAAGAGGTTAATAGAATGCACAAGAATCTGATAATGATTGTAATAATGAGCTGCAATATTGTGACCAGAATGAACATCTTGTCTCAGTCCCCTACTTTGAAAAGCTGGCCATATTCCCGAACCTTGCATCAAACTTTGGCCTCAGGGAGAGACATACTTCACAGGGAAAATCCTTTTATTTTACACTGTCACTcccttgtgcatgtgtgttgtatATGTACGTatttgtgtgcgcatgtgtgagtgagagagggagtatgAGTGTAAGTATGTGGTAATGTTTGGGAAGAGGTAGGGATTTATTTAGTCACAGATGACAGATGATTCATACTTCTCATTTTGTCACTCTGAATAGTTTTAGTCCTCAGAAAGTAACTAAATAGACGACTGATTTTGTCATCAGTCAAAAGACAACTTTCATGCAAATGTTTGTTCAAGCAATCCATGTGTCAGTATGCTGTGTGGGATAATGAATCAATCACATCATCAACACTTTCAATTGGACCTTGGAGATTGGTCCCACGCTCTCTACTGTAACATATTTACTTGCTCCGCTTTTAATCCAGCCCTACCTACAGTTTTAGCCAGCCCAAATGTCAGGTTCTGTAATGTATTTGAGGTGCTGCTGGTGCACTGTCTTTAAAAAACAAACTGCACCTATTACTACTAACATGTCATAATGTTACACTTGAGATATGATGTTTTTATTGTGCACTGTCATATCATCAGAATAACGTATTACGTAATGCCCAGTTGAGATGATGTCGTTTTTGCACTGTCTTGTAGAAATACAGAGTCACTGAAATACTGTGCCCTTGTGGTCCTTCATCATATGCTGCCCTTACAACATGCACTTTTTGTATACTGCTTTGGATGAAAATGCTGCAGCTCTGCACACCTTCACTCCAGCTACATTGTTATTCAATAACAGGGTAGGCTGCAGCCCATAATGGTCAATGTTAGAAGCTACCTGATAGCGAGGATTGTGGAATATACTTCCAAAAAATCATACTCCTCGAGTTCAGATCAGGCTAGTGATTTCCTCCCAATCACCCCTCTCTAGGTTTCTCCATTATAGCCCATGTGAGTGTTGAAGTCTCCCAGCAGAACAATACATGGATGGAACCCTTCCAGGACGCCACTCAGAGACTCCAAGAAGGGCAAACACTTTTCTGGGCAAGTCCAACTGAGAGGAGCACCCAGGGTTGACCCGGAACTCGCTGGAAGGATTATTGACCTAATCTGGCCTGGAAACAGTTTGGGATTCCCTTAAAAGCGTTGTTTGGGAGAGGGGTGTCTGGGATACCCTGCTTAGCTTGCTGCCAGCCCCAGATATATGCAgatgatgatggatggatggatcagACTCCTCTTTATGCCCTGGATTGCTTTCAAGGGGCTACAGTGGATTTAGTCTAAAGGTAGCACATTTGCTATGGATTAGTGTTACATACTGTAAGTATGGGAGTTATCTTTAGTGTTGGAAAAACACCCATGACATTAAATGAACACACCAACTGCCAAACCCCGCTCAGGGACCAAAAAAGGATAAATATCTGAGACATTTTTGCACTTCTCCACAGTGGGATTACAAAAGTCATGACATTTTACACTTCACAATGGCATCAGGGGGTCAAACACCAGTGTCAAAGTGACAGATGATACGACATAGAGTTCCTGCTTGGAAGTGTTGATCAGTGTGTCAGGGCCTTTATTGTCTCAGCTGCTGAGTAGGAGTATCTGCCAAACACCCACGTACTCAGAGGTCAAATCTCTGCTGGATATTTGGCTCAACAAACAAAACCGCTCTGTAGTTCACTGTACTCCTTCCAAATCACTCACGGTGAAATAGCGCCTTTTGGTGTTTGAAAATGGTACAGCAATAACATCATATTCATATTTTGTAATAAAATGTAATCCtaaacttgtgtgtttgtgcgtgattGATCTTACTGTACACCAGTTGTCATCATTATGGGAGCAGCGATCGGGGAGAAGCTTTGTTCCAAGTGCAGTCAACTTCAGACGAGAGGACCAGAGTGACCCAAACATGTTGTGTAActcttttttatttgtattttttaagtAAGATTGATAGTGAGAAACCATTACGGTGAGCTATACTGAGTTACATAGTTTTTTGTCAGTCTATATCTTGTATTTATTCCAGCCACAGTTCTTCCCTAATTGCAAAATAGAGTCCAAATAAAatacacatagacacatgcacacacacacacacactatggtaGCCTCCCCAAGGCACAGTTATTCCTCATTTTTGGACTGCTTTGATAGGGTGAATGATTGTGAATTTGACTTCTGGCGAAAAGAGAGGACTTCCATATTCAAATAACATTCAACACAAAGGATTCTTGTTCCTATGAACAGGAATTTTGAGAGGTGACCATACTGAAGGAAGAAAGTCATGGCTGTTTTTGAAAACATGCAGAACTGTCTGGTTTGTCATGTTTTCTTTGTTTAATTTTAATATTCCTATTATGAGCAAGTAAACGGTGAGATTTAAGTATGTTAttaccccccaaaacacacacagactctccacACTTCTCTTACCCTTAATACAAATCAGCTTGGGGCAAGAAGGAAGACTTCTACTAGACCAACTATCTAGGTCAAAAACAAAGACCACCACTACTGCacaagggaagaaagagagaaagagagagatagtagaagagagagcgagagagagaggatgagagattaCATGAGAGCAAACAAAAAGGCTTTAGAAAAAACATGGACCTTCCCCATGTGAATCAATATTCCATCCTTGTCCTCCCTGTTGAGCAACGAGGTCAATTTAGAAAAAacaagggaaagaggaggagagagagtgagagagtgagcgagagaaagagatagagagagagagagagagagagagagagagagagagagagagagagagagagagagagagaaagtgagtgagaaagtgagtgagtgagatagATAGAAGAGTTGTGGAATGTTTTTGGACCTCTGAAGCCCAGGACAGAACATATTTTTCTGTGCATGCGTTAAGACTGTGACACTGTTCTGTCCAACATTTCTTAACTTGAAACACACCAGACAAAAACTTAAGGTATGTATTGATGACCAGCAATTTACGCAACATTTAAAATTGATTATATATAACATTTTTGGATAAGGATGGCATCTTAAAAATGTGTCAATCTGTAAATTAAAAAACTTGAATAACATCCCATTATGAATCAAATGTTGTTTTTGTCTATCTTACTTCTCTTTAGTCGTAATTTGCCATAGTAGTAATAATTGTTACTTGAAACCGGAATCGAGAGAGTAATCTTGCAGGAAAATAGTGCAAAATTACTGAACACTAATAGAAAAATACAATACATTGTCTTAGCATTACTCCTTCCATTAAGATCCTGATTTTGAAATAATATGCTGTTTTTACATATTTAAATATGTAATATTCTTATCTACAATAATAATTTTTTTGTCTTGACTTACCATTACTTTTTTACTGTGGTAATTTCCAGgttgttgttttattgtgtCAAATCTCTCTATCGAGCAGTATGTTACACTATAAGATGAAGTGGCTGATTCTGGTGCAGCTCCTACTGGCTCAGCACGCTTTCTGcagggcgccacctcccccagtGCTAAGTAACAGTCATCTGCCGAGCATCCCTGtcttggaggagggggacaccaCTAAACAGAGCCAACGGTCTCTTCTGGACTCCCAAATCCATCCTAATCTCTCAAAAGGGGTGCAGGAAGAAGCAATCCATGCAGAGGATAGGGTGCAGTGGGAGGACAAGGACAAGTCAGCCCAGCGCATACTCGCCACTTTCAGGGCAAAGTTTCAGGGTCGCATCCACATTCAGGGGAACGCCAGCTGTGAAGAACTCCTGTCAGCCTCCAACCCATCCTCTGCCCTGTTTCCCAGGGAGCTGCTTGGCCTCTCACTGGTGCCTGTCCTGGTGGTGGCAGACTGCCCCAGGGAGGCCCACACCCTGGTGCTGCGGCTCTATAAGCTGCTGGGTGTGGAGGACACAGAGCAACTTCTGCTGGAGTTAGAGAGTCTAATGGAAAAGGGAGTTCCCCGCCCCAGAGCCTCTGCCGCTCCTTCCTCACCCGTTGGACAGGTCCAGGCAGAACGCCATCTCCAGGCAGTGATGTTTAATATCCAGCAGCTGGCCAAGGCTGGGAGGCGGCAAGGCAGCTCTTGGTGGGGGAAGAAAGTAAATCAGTGTTATGGCTGGACCAAGGTGAACGGTACTTTGCTGTTAGGGGATAAGGTGGAGGGATCCGTGGGGGGGTTGGAAGAAGCTGTAAGAGCCTGTGAGAGCCTCGGGGCacagtgtgctggtgtgtcCCGTGGTGGGGTCCTTGACTCTGGGCACTACCAGGCTGTGATGAAACCAGGGAGCTGGGTCGTTCCGACTGAGCACCCTGACTCAGAGAGCTGGATCCGACAATGTCGCTCCGAGGAAGGCGAGGCACTATCTGCCTCCTCAGGTCGGCGTGCAAGGCGAAGTTCCCAGAGGGACTGTGTGGACAAACAGGAGCAACGCGTTTACAATGTGGTGGAGTGGATCCCTGCTGTAAGCACCCTTTACAACCTAGGCACAGCTGTCTACTATGCCTCCGTCAACTGTTCCGAGACAGCCAAAGAGAGAGCCATCCTGAGCGCTGTAGACTTGGGCACCGATGCCCTCATGGCGGTGACGGGGGGCACAGCAGGGGTGGCAGGCTATGCCCTGGGAGCGGGAGTAAAGACGGGAGTGAAGGCAGGGATCAAATACCTACTGAGCTCCATGAAGCACGAGGAGGATGACCTAATGGTGAACCAGTacagctgggaggagggagtaaTCACCATGCAATAAATCCAGGACCAGAACATGCAGCTGCAGATCTGATCCTGATGTATCCACCTCTACTATCTGTGTTCTACTAGCCAAAAGTCATATGGGAATTGGCCAAAAAGGCTATGtttgcatttaaaaaaatagCAGAGGTTGGATTAATCAGAAACAAATCTGGCTTTTATCTGATTAAAGGATGGAGAAAATCCCTGAATAACCCCCCTCAAAATCAGACCCTGAACCTTTCCCTCTTTTctgttctgtctgtcctcccccgAGCCTGATCCCCACCCGCTCACCTCTACTGGTCAGGTCAGACTCCCCCTTATCCACCTCATAATTCAAACAGCAGGGACTATTGTTTCAGTATTACTtcaatgttgtttttttattatcaaTAAGGAATATTCATAGGATGCTTTTTATCAGTAATACTTtaaatatttctgtatttttattATATTCAGCAAGCAATATTCGTAAAGCAATATAAACACTGGGTATTTGCAGGTATCAATTTATTGTCATCCATTTTTGGTTTTTCTTTAGTCTGCATGGAACTGACTATGGCCTGAAAATACCTTTGCATGAAGTCATTATAAATGTAGGTTTATTTGTAGGCTACTTTAGAATGTATTCCTAGACCTATATCTTCCTCTTCAAATCAGTGTTTTTTGGTTATTGTTGGGCATGTGTAAGTGTAACAAAATAGGATTATTTTCCCTTAGTTACTGTGTTGTTTATAGTTTGTTAGTGGGTGGTTACAAAAGAGAAGTAATTGATCAGCAATAATGACGTGTGTTTTGAGTTGTCATGTTATTAATAATACAGTAAATTCCGTTCAAATGTTTTACCTGCGACTATTTAACATTAACTGTATTTGATTATCATGACTCTTGATGTTGAAtacaatgtaatgtaaaatacaattaaaagaaaagtattttaAAACAATAATTGTTTTAAGAACCAGCGCCACAAGTGGTACTTTTCGTTTTCATACGTCACATCAGTTAAGTTTCACAACATCATTTCTTGGAAAGTTTGTACTTAGAGCCTTAGGTTTCTATTTTGCTGTTCCATCAATGCTCACCCCCTCTGAAAATAGATTGACGCATTCGTTTGACCAATCAGACCTACTAGACAGTGCGAGTATTCACCAATCCGTTTGCTGTAATGAGTTGAACGGGAAACCTGGGTCCGGACTCAAACTGACAGACCGAAGTGGCGTATAAAATGTTCAATGTCAGAGAGGAGGGAATACTGTATTAGCCAATGGAACGTAGATAGAGCGCTGTTACATTCGGAGGGTGAACACAACATTCGCGTGAAACGGACTTTCTTCGGAAGTCGGCCTCAAATTTGTTTTGTCGACAGCTGCATTATAAAATATTATTGAACGTCCCGTATATTGTCGGGAATTAACATTAAAACTGTTGACGAGCAAGATACTATAAAAACATTAAAATAACAACAGCTGGTGAGTGGACGTTTGAGATAATTTTGGCTATAGCCTACATTGAACGCTAAATTGAATGCAAGAAGTGTTACCTAACGTAGACCTGGCTGGGAAATGACAGTATCTCAATTGTCTCTCGGTTGATTTTATGAGCCTCCCTTGCTATTGGCGACATTGGATGAATACTCTTATTTGTAAAGCGAgatctctccgtttctctctctcgtcggACCAGAATGGCACTGTGGGCGAGGCTCAATAAGCTGGACTCTGTCTACCGTAAGCAAGTAGATGACCTGTATGATGGAGACAACCTTCCCATGGACCTACGACATTACCTGGCTTCCTGGATAGAGACGCAAGATTGGTGAGGCAGCATTTTATGCCTTCAGACTCGCATGCACATTTTCTTTTCTGCACACAACTGCTGTAATGGCTAATCATGCTAAAGACGCTAATGGCTATTGAAGTTCATTATTTTACAGAATGTTAACTTTGTATTTCTTTCTCATAGGGAGACTGCGTCACAAGATTATGACAGAGCCATGGTGTTGTTCCAGGTACTGATGGAAGAACTGGATATTCAGCACAGTCGCTTTGTCCAGGAAGACGACTTCCTACAGCAGCATAACATCAGACGCCATAAACACCACTTCCAGGTCTGTCTGCCAGCTCCACCCCAAGCCCAGGTGCACCTGGGAAGTCTTGAAGAGCAGTAGGCGTGGCAGAACTGCTCTCAGCTCATAAAAGTATTGCTAATTCCCTTTTAAGAACCAATGTCTGTAGAGAATGATGAGAGTTGTATAATCGTGTTATTCAGAGCAGCTGGAGAAGCAGTTGTCATTGGTTTAGATGGAACAAAACTAAAAcagaaaaaatataaaatatacattatTGCTTATGTCACCTGGTCCACTTCTCGTCCACAGCGATATCAGGAACAGCCATGCAATCTGGCCAATGTCATCCTCTGGTTCCTGGCCAAGGAGAAAGAGATTCTGGATAATGCTGAGCTGGCAGAGCAGGTTAGATACATACTCGCCTGCCATGAATCAACAGGTTGTTCATAGCATTAAAACATGACTACCTTCCCCTTCTTCCCCGGTATGTTTTGTTAAGCCTTCTTGGAAATGGCAACATTCTAACAACAGAAAAATAGTTATTATAAATGTCAACATCACATCTATGTTCTCTCCTCAccaccttcctcttcatcatcatcctcttcttcaCAGGTCAGCCTGATCCAGGTCCACCAGAACCCTATGGAGATTGACAGCCAAAGGAACATGCAGCGGAAGGTGGACATACTCAGAAATAAAGTAGAGGTGAGTTGCCTTCACAGTAAAACCAGTGTTTATCTTGATACTTTTGAATACAACAATAAAACATATAAGCTGTTACTTTAGAATTCCATTTCCTGTAGTGGTGTTTATCCAAACATTTACAATCCTTTATAAGCGATttaattatatttatttttcaatttCTTAAAATACAGTGCATGGACCACACAGTGAAATGTCTGGAAGAGCAGCAAGATGAATTTGATTTCAAATTCAAGACTCACGCAATGGAAGGTGAGCTCCCACACACATCGATGGTGAAAAATACGTGGACACCTGACACCTACGTATATGAGCTTGTTGGACATCCCATTCCAAAACCATGGGTTTTAATATTGAGTTGGCCCCTTTGCAGCTATAACAGCTGTCACTCTTCTGGGAGCGCTGTCAGCTGGATTCTGGAGGGTGTCTGGGGGGATTTGTGCCCATTCAGCCACAAGAGCATTATGGATGTTGGGCACTGATGTTGGGTGTTGTAGACCTGGCAGCAGATGGCTCTAGAATTCATCCCAAATGTGTTTGACCCTCAAAGTGGCCTGGTGTTTTGGGCTCCAGTTGTAGGTGTGTCAGTCTCAGGATGGGTAATAAAGACcgaatgtgtgtttgcatgcagtTAGCACAGCTGAGGCGGATAAGAAGATGCTGCAGAATCTTCTTAACAGGCTGGATTTCTCAAGAAAGGTAGAAGAGGACTCATATTCCATCTATATGTTTCCGTCCCATGCTACGTCATTGAAATTCTATTGAGATACATGTATAATGTCAACCtgaccctcttctctctgtcctgtatCCTATTGTCCCTCCTCCTACATGTCTGCcttctttcttccctccctcagagCATGTTGGCAGGCCTGGGGGAGCTGTTGGACGTTGCTAAGGATCTTCTGGATGTCCTGGTGAATGATGAGCTGCAGGGGTGGCAGTTAAGGCAGCAGAGGGCCTGCATAGGAGCCCCAGACGACACCAGCCTAGAGCAGCTGGAAAAATGGTACACACATCCCAGACAGacggcctacacacacacaaacacacatctagtGTTGTAATAGGGACTGAGGAAGTGGGTATGCTATTAGTAGAACACCATGTTCTGGAATTGTAAATTTTCAACATCCATGGAAACTCCTCACCTACTGACAGCTGTGTTCTGTGACCTCACTGTGACTTACTGTATTCGACCTCTAACCTGTGTAGGTTCACGGCAGAGACGACCTGTCTATTCCAAGTGCGAAAGTTCCTCAAGAAGCTGGATGAGTTGATGGGGAAGATGACTTACCAGAACGACCCTTTGATTGCTCAGAAACCTTTGTTGCAGACTAGGGTGGATGACCTGCTCACATCTCTCATCAAAAGGTATTAACTTCACACATAGAcatgctcacacatacatacatactaaACACGCACTACcactacatactgtacatacaaacCTTaaagtgtggtgtgtatgtagtaTATTGTATAGATGGATTGcactgtgtattttttttaagttcCTTTGTGGTGGAGACTCAGCCGTCAATGCCGCAGGGTAAAGGCCCCTTGGTTCTGCGCACTAATGTCCAGTTCTCTGTCAAGACCAGGTCAGTACCTCAGTTTAAGTTGCTTTACAGCTATGGACCCTACCTTAGGTGCACTATATGTATCTTATGAGTTAATACCTGGTGTACTTTATAATAAACTATATTTTGCAGAATTCTAGTCAAGTTTCCTGAGATGAACCATGCCATGAAGGTGACAGTGTCCATGGACAAGTATGTTTGAATCTTTACTGTTGAATTGATTATGTTTCCCTCTAGTGGTCATCATACTGAACTGTGTATATCCCCTTTTCTCCGATTAGGGAGGCCCCTCAGGTTAAAGGGTAAGTAGTTGTTTACACAATCATAAGAATGGTGTGAGAGGCTAATGTGTGTTGTCACAGAGCAAACTGTGAATGTCATAATAAGGAAGTGCCTGTACAAAAAGCCTTTTTTTTGTAGTAAATGCAAAAATGGTCACATTCTGCTTCTATGTGTTGTGCCTGCAGCTACAGACGATTTAATGTTCTGGGGACCTGCAGTAAAGCCTTGAACATGGCTGAAAGCATGAATGGGGGCATGGTGGCAGACTTCAGACATCTGGTATGTGACATACAAACAGGCAAACTAAACGGTGACCAGAGAAGTTTGCAGTTAGTTATGCTTGCCCAGAAGTTGTTTGATCCATTGTTTGaactgagtttgtgtgtatgcagacTCTTAAGGAGCAGAAGTCAGTAGGAGGAGGCAAGGGTATTACTGATGTGAGTTTCAATTACTTAATCTTAGTTGTCAAAACTCAGAAACCAAAAACACATAGTTTTAGTTTTCATATTATTTGCCATGtatagagatgtgtgtgtatgtctttatAGTCTCTTTTCCTCTTATTTCCCAGTTGTCTCTCAGTGTTACAGAGGAGATGCATATGATCTACTTTGACACTGTGTTTGACCTGGCCGACTTCTCAGTGTCTCTGGAGGTGGGTCATATTCTCATTACCTGCTCTGTCATTGGCTGGTAGTGCATCTGGCCTACAGTTGTGTTAGAgaaattacattacaagtaaatgtttttaatagtgctgtcagttgaacgcgttattaacggcgttaacgcaagattaacgttctttttggcttAGCAAACTTTgtatttttttcacatgcttttGCAAccactactgacgttagaaaaactacaacaccacaccggatctagctagaccggaaacaaaacaacaggcacgccgcacacacttgtttgggcttgcgagccggctaaagagtagtagctgagcctgtttaaggacattctctggtagtaggctaatgttacattttgagtggatggcgagcgcaagacaccgaaatggatgccaataagattctgaatggaaagtttacttttaaaaagttgccaaatggttccattgaaaagaccaaagtgatcggtgtgttttgtcgttgtgaactgagctatcatcgcagcacgtccagtctgaaataccacttgatggccaagcacacagctgatgcgaattctccgccccctcgtcaaagccaggcgattacaatgttgttttcaattaaaaaaaaaaccatttgcactaagcaatccgatccacttttccatgttgataagagcttTGAAATTAGAAAAAAGAATGGGACacaaagaaatcaagggacatttagaatagataaaaatgtgagaTTAATcgtgagttaactatgacattaatgcgattaaatgtttttattgtttgacagcactagtttTAAAATAATCATCCATTTGAGCAAGGGTTTACATTACACCATATATTTTAAACACAAGCTGAATTGGGCTTAAACCAGTGTCTGTTGTCTTGTTGCCTCCCATagacctggtctctccctgtggTCATCATCTCCAACTCCAGCCAGCAGCAGAGCGCCTGGGCCTCTGTCCTCTGGTTCAATATGTTGAGTGAAAGCTTAAAGGTGAGACATCATCTGTAGGTCAGAATGAGATGTCCTCAAACCCTGTCTGAAACCAAGATGGT
The window above is part of the Osmerus mordax isolate fOsmMor3 chromosome 1, fOsmMor3.pri, whole genome shotgun sequence genome. Proteins encoded here:
- the apof gene encoding uncharacterized protein apof, producing the protein MLHYKMKWLILVQLLLAQHAFCRAPPPPVLSNSHLPSIPVLEEGDTTKQSQRSLLDSQIHPNLSKGVQEEAIHAEDRVQWEDKDKSAQRILATFRAKFQGRIHIQGNASCEELLSASNPSSALFPRELLGLSLVPVLVVADCPREAHTLVLRLYKLLGVEDTEQLLLELESLMEKGVPRPRASAAPSSPVGQVQAERHLQAVMFNIQQLAKAGRRQGSSWWGKKVNQCYGWTKVNGTLLLGDKVEGSVGGLEEAVRACESLGAQCAGVSRGGVLDSGHYQAVMKPGSWVVPTEHPDSESWIRQCRSEEGEALSASSGRRARRSSQRDCVDKQEQRVYNVVEWIPAVSTLYNLGTAVYYASVNCSETAKERAILSAVDLGTDALMAVTGGTAGVAGYALGAGVKTGVKAGIKYLLSSMKHEEDDLMVNQYSWEEGVITMQ
- the stat2 gene encoding signal transducer and activator of transcription 2 isoform X2, coding for MALWARLNKLDSVYRKQVDDLYDGDNLPMDLRHYLASWIETQDWETASQDYDRAMVLFQVLMEELDIQHSRFVQEDDFLQQHNIRRHKHHFQRYQEQPCNLANVILWFLAKEKEILDNAELAEQVSLIQVHQNPMEIDSQRNMQRKVDILRNKVECMDHTVKCLEEQQDEFDFKFKTHAMEVSTAEADKKMLQNLLNRLDFSRKSMLAGLGELLDVAKDLLDVLVNDELQGWQLRQQRACIGAPDDTSLEQLEKWFTAETTCLFQVRKFLKKLDELMGKMTYQNDPLIAQKPLLQTRVDDLLTSLIKSSFVVETQPSMPQGKGPLVLRTNVQFSVKTRILVKFPEMNHAMKVTVSMDKEAPQVKGYRRFNVLGTCSKALNMAESMNGGMVADFRHLTLKEQKSVGGGKGITDLSLSVTEEMHMIYFDTVFDLADFSVSLETWSLPVVIISNSSQQQSAWASVLWFNMLSESLKNVLFFASCPVAPWSKFGEMLSWQFLSATKRGLNSSQLDMLAQKLFGKQESYEACKISWAKFSKENVPDTSFTFWVWFDGILGMVKNHLENIWKDGSIMGFVSKGKEKSLLKKKQRGTFLLRFSESIKDGGITFSWVDYSPTGEPTVHSVQPFTKVDLNQIPFHEIIRNFQLQIPENVPESPLLYLYPNTPKDKAFEKYYTVKSGADSPYLAYIKTRLVFVSRDPRFGPPLMLLD
- the stat2 gene encoding signal transducer and activator of transcription 2 isoform X1 encodes the protein MALWARLNKLDSVYRKQVDDLYDGDNLPMDLRHYLASWIETQDWETASQDYDRAMVLFQVLMEELDIQHSRFVQEDDFLQQHNIRRHKHHFQRYQEQPCNLANVILWFLAKEKEILDNAELAEQVSLIQVHQNPMEIDSQRNMQRKVDILRNKVECMDHTVKCLEEQQDEFDFKFKTHAMEVSTAEADKKMLQNLLNRLDFSRKSMLAGLGELLDVAKDLLDVLVNDELQGWQLRQQRACIGAPDDTSLEQLEKWFTAETTCLFQVRKFLKKLDELMGKMTYQNDPLIAQKPLLQTRVDDLLTSLIKSSFVVETQPSMPQGKGPLVLRTNVQFSVKTRILVKFPEMNHAMKVTVSMDKEAPQVKGYRRFNVLGTCSKALNMAESMNGGMVADFRHLTLKEQKSVGGGKGITDLSLSVTEEMHMIYFDTVFDLADFSVSLETWSLPVVIISNSSQQQSAWASVLWFNMLSESLKNVLFFASCPVAPWSKFGEMLSWQFLSATKRGLNSSQLDMLAQKLFGKQESYEACKISWAKFSKENVPDTSFTFWVWFDGILGMVKNHLENIWKDGSIMGFVSKGKEKSLLKKKQRGTFLLRFSESIKDGGITFSWVDYSPTGEPTVHSVQPFTKVDLNQIPFHEIIRNFQLQIPENVPESPLLYLYPNTPKDKAFEKYYTVKSGADSPYLAYIKTRLVFVSRENTLGPMSPASSDMANGEGFEPVSVPALDPLLCSWIECNSTLMEENVDLEFNEIFVDPTLFLTT